In Deinococcus radiotolerans, the genomic stretch GGTGGGTAGGGAAGGGGGAGCGGGGTCGGGCCGGGGGCTGAGACGCCCATGCAGGCAATTCCGAACCAAGTTGGGCGAATCACTGGTGCTGGTCCCTGGGGGTCTTGTGACAACCTCTCTGTAGTGTTATGGTTTCCCATAACAAGAACAAAGGGTGTTATGCCCAGCTGGGAGGGAGTGCTATGAAGCGACTGACCCGTGTGACCCTGACTCTCGCGGCCGCGCTGGTGTGCGGCCAGGCCCTGGCGGTGACCCGCGGCGGACAGCTCGTGTACGGCCGCTACGCCGACTCGCTGTTCCTGGATCCCGTCCTGAACGACGCCAACCTGGACATCTGGATCCTCACGAACCTCTACGACACCCTGCTGCAACCCACCGCCGACGGCAAGGGCGTGCAGCCCGGCCTGGCCAGCCGCTACACCGTCTCCAAGGACGGGAAGGTCATGACCCTGACCCTGCGCTCTGGCCTGAAGTTTGCCGACGGCAGCGCCCTGACCGCGCAGGACGTGAAGTGGTCCCTTGACCGCGCCCGCCAGCCCGACGCAGGCGCCTGGAGCAGCTCCCTGGCCAGCATCACCAGCGTCACCGCCAGCGGCTCGACGGTCACCCTGAACCTGAAAACTCCCGACCCCACCCTGCCCGCCGCCCTGGCGACCTTCAACGCGGCCATCATGCCGCAGAAGCTGTTTACGGCCGCGCCCGGCAAGAACGACGCCGAGAAAGCCAAGGCCTTCGCGGAAAAACCCATCGGCTCGGGCCCCTTCGTGCTGAGTGAATGGAAGCGCGGCTCGTACATGGTCCTCAAGCGCAACCCCTACTACTGGAAGAAGGGCGAGGACGGCAAGGCGCTGCCCTACCTCGACAGCGTGCGCTTCGAGATCATCCCGGACGACAACACCCGCATCCTGAAACTCCAGGCCGGTGAGCTGCAGGGCGCGGAATTCATTCCGCTCAGCCGCGTGGCGGAGCTCAGGGGCAACCCCCGCCTAAACATGACGCTGTTCCCCTCCACCAAGGTGAACAGCATCCTGATGAACAACCGCCCCACCCTCAAGGACGGCACCGTCAACCCACTCAGTGACGTCAAGGTCCGCCAGGCGCTGAACTACGCCACGAACAAGCAGGCGCTCATCCAGGTGGTCACGTACGGCACGGGCAAGGAAATGAAGTCGTACATGTCCTCCACCACGCCCCTGTTCGACGCGTCGGCTAAGGGGTACCCGTACGACCTCGCCAAGGCCAAGGCGCTGCTGGCCTCCTCGAAATTCAAGAGCGGGTTTGACGTGACGGTCCTGGCGACCAGCGGCAGCGCCGACGACCTTGCGCTCCTGACCGCACTGCAGCAGATGTGGGGCGCGATCGGCGTGCGCCTGAAGATCGAGCAGCTCGACGCGGCCACCAAGACCGCCCGCTACCGCGCCAACGACTTCCAGATGCGCACGGCCGCCTGGACGAACGACATCAACGACCCCTCGCAGATCACGAGCTACTACGCGCTGTTCAGCAACATCGAATCCGTGCACACCGGCTTCAAGAGCAGCGAGGTGGACAAACTGTTCGCGCAGAGCCAGCAGGAGACCAGCCGCGTCAAGCGCGCCTCGCAGTACCGCGCCATTCAGAACATCTACCTAAACGCCGCGCCGATCATCTACCTGTACGAGACGCCCTACCCGGTCGCGCTGGCCAAGAACGTGCGCGGCTTCGTGCAGATCCCGCTGGGCAACAACATCTTCGCGGGCGCGTCCCTGGAGAAGTAAGCCGGGATTCTGACGCCGGGCGCCGCCTCCAGGCCACTCGGGAGGCGGCGCGTCACGTGACGAGAGGGGGAGGGGTATGCACAGCCATTACGTCCTGAAGCGTCTGCTTCAGATTATTCCGACCTTCCTGGCGGTCATGCTGGTGGTGTTCCTGCTCGTGCGGCTCCTGCCGGGCGATCCCGCCAGCGCGATCCTCGGGGACCGCGCCACGGCGGACATCGTGGAGCGCACCAACCGGCAGCTGGGCCTCGATCAGCCGCTGCCCACGCAGTTCGCGCTGTTCGTCTGGAACCTGCTGCAGGGCAACCTGGGCGACAGCATCTCGCTGAAGGTGCCGGTGCTGCGCCTGATCGGCGAGCGCCTGCCGGTCACGCTGTTCCTGACCGTCTACGCCGCCGCGCTGGGCCTGCTGCTGGCCGTGCCGCTGGCGGTGCTGGCCGCCGTGCGCCGCAACACCTGGGTGGACGCCCTGATCCGCGGCGTGTTCCAGGTGGGCCTCTCGCTGCCGGTGTTCTACGTGGCGCTGCAACTGCTGACGCTACTGGGCGCGCGCCTCGGCTGGTTCCCGATCGGCGGGTACGGCAGCGGCACCCTCGGGCACCTGTACCACCTGTTCCTGCCGGCCCTGACGCTCGGGCTGAACCTCGCGGCCGTCCTGGTGCGGACCCTGCGCAACAGCGTCATTGAGGTCATCACGGCCGAGTACGTGGAGTTCGCGCGCGCCAAGGGCCTGCGGCCGCGCCTGATCATGACCCGGCACGTGCTGCGCAACGCCCTGATTCCCACCGTCACCCTGCTCGGCCTGAACATTGGCGCCCTGATCGGCGGGGCCGTCATCACCGAGACGGTGTTCGCCATTCCCGGCGTCGGCCGCCTGATGGTCGACGCGATCTTCGGCCGCGACTACCCCGTCATTCAGGGCCTGACCCTGACGTTCGCGGTGATCGTGTCCCTGGTGTTCCTGATGACCGACCTGATTCACGCCCGCCTCGACCCGCGCACGGAGCTCTCGTGACGGCCACCCTGACGCCCGCCGCTCCGGCCGCTCCGCGTGTCCGGCGGCGCTGGCCCAAACCTACCCTCCTGATCGGCCTGGGGCTGCTGGCCCTGCTGCTCATCGCGGCGCTCTTCCCGGCGCAGCTTTCACCGTTCAGTCCCACCGAGTTCGACTACAACGCCATCCTGCACGGTCCCACCGCGAAGCACCCCTTCGGCACCGACAACTTCGGGCGGGACGTGCTCAGCCGCGTGATCTACGGCACGCGCATCGACCTGCAGATCGCGCTGTTCACCACGCTGTTCCCGTTCATCTTCGGGACGCTGCTGGGCGCCGTCACCGGGTACGCCGGGCGCTGGAGCGACGCGCTGGTCGGCCGCGTGGCGGACCTCGTGGTGGTCTTCCCGTTCCTGGTGCTGGTCATCGCGATCGTGGCCGTGCTCGGGCCGGGCCTGACCAACCTGTACGTCGCGGTCAGCGCGGTGGGCTGGGTCAGCTACTGGCGCCTCACCCGCGGCGAGGTCCTCACACAGAAGAAAGCTGAGTACGCGCAGGCCGGCCGGGTGCTGGGCTACAGCCCCACGCGCATCCTGCTGCGCCACCTGCTGCCCAACGCCGTCACGCCCGCCATCGTGTACCTGATGACCGACATGAGCCTGGGCATCCTGCTGGGCGCCTCGCTGGGCTACCTGGGCCTGGGCGCGCAGCCCCCAACGCCCGAGTGGGGCGTGATGGTCGCCGACGGGAAGAACTTCATGGCGACCGCGTGGTGGATCAGCACCTTCCCCGGCCTGGCCCTGACCCTCGCGGGCGTCACCTTCAGCCTGATCGGGGACGGCCTGGCGGACCTCCTGAGGCCCCGCACGTGAGCGCGCCCACCCCCCTGTTGCAGGTGCGCGACCTGAACGTGCGCATCCCCAC encodes the following:
- a CDS encoding ABC transporter permease, yielding MTATLTPAAPAAPRVRRRWPKPTLLIGLGLLALLLIAALFPAQLSPFSPTEFDYNAILHGPTAKHPFGTDNFGRDVLSRVIYGTRIDLQIALFTTLFPFIFGTLLGAVTGYAGRWSDALVGRVADLVVVFPFLVLVIAIVAVLGPGLTNLYVAVSAVGWVSYWRLTRGEVLTQKKAEYAQAGRVLGYSPTRILLRHLLPNAVTPAIVYLMTDMSLGILLGASLGYLGLGAQPPTPEWGVMVADGKNFMATAWWISTFPGLALTLAGVTFSLIGDGLADLLRPRT
- a CDS encoding ABC transporter substrate-binding protein, producing the protein MKRLTRVTLTLAAALVCGQALAVTRGGQLVYGRYADSLFLDPVLNDANLDIWILTNLYDTLLQPTADGKGVQPGLASRYTVSKDGKVMTLTLRSGLKFADGSALTAQDVKWSLDRARQPDAGAWSSSLASITSVTASGSTVTLNLKTPDPTLPAALATFNAAIMPQKLFTAAPGKNDAEKAKAFAEKPIGSGPFVLSEWKRGSYMVLKRNPYYWKKGEDGKALPYLDSVRFEIIPDDNTRILKLQAGELQGAEFIPLSRVAELRGNPRLNMTLFPSTKVNSILMNNRPTLKDGTVNPLSDVKVRQALNYATNKQALIQVVTYGTGKEMKSYMSSTTPLFDASAKGYPYDLAKAKALLASSKFKSGFDVTVLATSGSADDLALLTALQQMWGAIGVRLKIEQLDAATKTARYRANDFQMRTAAWTNDINDPSQITSYYALFSNIESVHTGFKSSEVDKLFAQSQQETSRVKRASQYRAIQNIYLNAAPIIYLYETPYPVALAKNVRGFVQIPLGNNIFAGASLEK
- a CDS encoding ABC transporter permease; this translates as MHSHYVLKRLLQIIPTFLAVMLVVFLLVRLLPGDPASAILGDRATADIVERTNRQLGLDQPLPTQFALFVWNLLQGNLGDSISLKVPVLRLIGERLPVTLFLTVYAAALGLLLAVPLAVLAAVRRNTWVDALIRGVFQVGLSLPVFYVALQLLTLLGARLGWFPIGGYGSGTLGHLYHLFLPALTLGLNLAAVLVRTLRNSVIEVITAEYVEFARAKGLRPRLIMTRHVLRNALIPTVTLLGLNIGALIGGAVITETVFAIPGVGRLMVDAIFGRDYPVIQGLTLTFAVIVSLVFLMTDLIHARLDPRTELS